The Limibacillus sp. nucleotide sequence ACCACGATGACCCAGGCGCCGCGCTCCCGTGCGATCGGCTTCAGTGCTTGGATCAGCGCCGTGGCGACTCCCTTGCGCCGTTCGGCGGTCGCCACGGCCAGATCGTAGATGTAAACCTCGCTCCGCGCCTGTTCGAACTTCTTCAGTTCATAGGCGGTCAGGCCTCCGATCACCCGGCCCGCCTTCAGCGCGGCGAGAGCGATGAAGCTTTCACCCGCCAGGAGCGTCGAGAGGTAGTCCGGCCCCGGCCGGGCGCCGCCATAGGTGTCCGGATCCTCAAAGGCCTCGCCAAAAAGATCGAGTAACTGCTCCATGAGAGCGAGCCGCCGGTCCGAGAGGCGCAGGATTTCGAATTCCAATTCGGTGGTCATGGGACGCGGGCCTTGCAGGGTCAAACCGGTATCGCGGAGCTGAGAATAGCCTAGGGCGCAAGCTCAGGCTGGCAAGAATTCGCGATGCGGGCAAACAGGCCCTGACGATCGGGAGACGAACGGAGATCGCGCATACAGGAGCATTTCACGGTCTGTCATGCAATCTTATGTTGCAGGAGTTGGCCAAGCCAATAGACTAAGGCGAGCAAGCACCACCACAACCTGGTCAAAAAAGTGAGAATCTTATGAAGCGTCTCTTCCCCGGCAGTCTCTTCGCGGGCGCAGTCTTCCTTTCGGCGCTGTTGCTCGCGGGCGAGGTCGCGGCTCAGAGCGAGGACAGCCTCTCGCGCCGCATCGGCCGTATCGCCGGACACCTGGACCTTTGCAGCAACCACGGTCTGGCCAACGAACTGGTCGAGACGCTCAGCCCCATGCTGGACGGAGAAGTGATCCGGGACGAGCGCCGCAAGCTGGGTTTCTATGACGGCACCGGCGCGAACTGCGGCCAGCTGGCCTCCGACGTCAAAGACCTCATTGAAAACGTCCGCAACCCCAAGCCTGACGAGCAAGGCTAAAGGGTCTACAAGACCAGCCTAAATGGAAGGGGTGGCGCGCCCGAGAGGATTCGAACCTCTGACCTCTTGCTCCGGAGGCAAGCGCTCTATCCTGCTGAGCTACGGGCGCGCGGCGAGGCGGACATTACTGTAAGGCCAAGGGTGCGACAAGGGGAGATCGCGGCTCTTTGACGCTCCTGCTCTAAGGGAGCTCTCCTCTTTCATCCACGCCAGCAGGGCGTCGTAGACCTGCTGGCGTTCCAGGTCGCGCAGCAGCCAGTGCCAGCCTTCCTCGAAATCCAGGCGGCGGGCGTCGGGGTTCGCCTGCTCCAGCTTGGCCCAGAAGCGCTCCAGCGCTTCCGGCGGGATCACCTCGTCCTTCGCGCCATAGAGCAGCAGGACCGGGCCGCCGGTCAGGTTCGGTCCGGCCTCCTGCGCTGCTTCCATCATGTTGACCAGGCCGTAGACCGCGTCGATCCGGGTGCCCTTGATGACCAGCGGGTCGTTGGAGAAGGCGCGCAGGAGAGGGATGTTGTCGGTCGCCTGGATCTTCAGGTCCGCCCCGGTCGGCTTCCAGCCCGGCGCGAACTGGTAGGCGAGCCAGAGAGAGGCGCTGGCGAAGGGCCCGAGGCTTTGCCGGTCCATCACCGCGGGCGCGTTCAGGATCGCGCCGGTCACCTCCGGCGGCCACTGCGCGGCCAGGGTGGTGGCGACCACGGCCGCGCCGAAGGAATCGCCCAAGAGGAAGAGCGGGGCGCCGGGGTGGCGTTGCCCGATCAACTCCAGCGCGTCGCGCAGGTCCCGGCGGAAAGCCTCCCCCTCCCTCGGCCAGAGACCCCTGCCGGGCGCTTCGCCGAAGCCGCGCTGGTCGTAGGCATAAGTGGCGACCCCGGCCTCAGCCAGCGCCACCCCGGGCAGCTCGAAGGCGGTCGAGTAGTCGTTCATGCCGTGCAGGGCGAGGATCACGGCCCAGGGCTCCTCCGCCGGCAGCCAGCGGCGCAGCGGCAGGGCGAGGCCGTCGCGGGTCAGGAAGCTTTCCGCCGAGAGAGAGGGGCCGGGCCCCTCGCGCCCGGCATGGGGACCGGGGGGAGCGAAGCGCGCCGAGCAGGCCGCAAGGCCCGTCAGCAACGCGAGCAGAATCAGGAAGGATCTAGCTGTCCGCCCGCTCATGCGCGCCGCGCGTGAGCTGCAGGAAGATATCCTCCAGGTCGGTCTCCAGCGTGGAGACGTCGACCGGGGTCAGATGGGCGTTGGTCGCCGCCTCCAGGATCTTAGGCAGCGGCGAGTTCGACGCCCGGTACTGGAAGCGCAGGCTGTTCTCCCCCAGCTTCTCCGGCTGGAAGGCCTTGAAGGCCGGCGGCACGCTGTCGAAGCTCTCCGCGAAGGTGATGGTCAGCGTCTTGTTGTCGAGCCGCTTCAAGAGCGCCTGGGTGGTGTCGCAGGCTATGACCTCGCCGTGGCTGATGATGGCGATGCGGTCGCAGAGCTCCTCGGCCTCTTCCAGGTAGTGCGTGGTCAGGACGATGGTGACGCCCATCTCGTTGAGCTGGCGCACCTGCCCCCAGAGCTGCTGGCGCAGCTCGATGTCGACGCCAGCGGTCGGCTCGTCGAGCACCAAGACCGGCGGGTTGTGGACCATGGACTTGGCGACCATCAGGCGGCGGCGCATGCCGCCGGAAAGGGTGCGCGCGTAGGCCTTGGCCTTGTCGGCCAGCCCCAGCTTTTCCAGGATCGCCATGGTCTGGCGTTCCTTGGGCGGCACACCGTAGAGGCCGGCCTGCAGCTCCAGAAGCTCGTAGGGCGTGAAGAAGGGATCGATGTTCAGTTCCTGGGGCACCACGCCGATGGAGGCGCGGGCCTGGCGCGTCTGGCGGTCGATGTCATAGCCCCAGATCGCGGCCTCGCCGCCGGTCTTGTTGACCAGCCCAGCCAGGATGTTGATGAAGGTCGACTTGCCCGCGCCGTTGGGGCCCAGCAGCCCGAAGATGCCGCCGCGCGGAATCGTCAGGTCCACGGCCTTCAGCGCATGCTTCTCGC carries:
- a CDS encoding GNAT family N-acetyltransferase, which gives rise to MTTELEFEILRLSDRRLALMEQLLDLFGEAFEDPDTYGGARPGPDYLSTLLAGESFIALAALKAGRVIGGLTAYELKKFEQARSEVYIYDLAVATAERRKGVATALIQALKPIARERGAWVIVVETDRGDAPAEAVYEKLGRMQEVRHYDISPEEEP
- a CDS encoding alpha/beta fold hydrolase; protein product: MSGRTARSFLILLALLTGLAACSARFAPPGPHAGREGPGPSLSAESFLTRDGLALPLRRWLPAEEPWAVILALHGMNDYSTAFELPGVALAEAGVATYAYDQRGFGEAPGRGLWPREGEAFRRDLRDALELIGQRHPGAPLFLLGDSFGAAVVATTLAAQWPPEVTGAILNAPAVMDRQSLGPFASASLWLAYQFAPGWKPTGADLKIQATDNIPLLRAFSNDPLVIKGTRIDAVYGLVNMMEAAQEAGPNLTGGPVLLLYGAKDEVIPPEALERFWAKLEQANPDARRLDFEEGWHWLLRDLERQQVYDALLAWMKEESSLRAGASKSRDLPLSHPWPYSNVRLAARP
- a CDS encoding ABC transporter ATP-binding protein, with the translated sequence MTAEGGAVKDQSTLPENAVEARGLDKVYRASGKTGEKHALKAVDLTIPRGGIFGLLGPNGAGKSTFINILAGLVNKTGGEAAIWGYDIDRQTRQARASIGVVPQELNIDPFFTPYELLELQAGLYGVPPKERQTMAILEKLGLADKAKAYARTLSGGMRRRLMVAKSMVHNPPVLVLDEPTAGVDIELRQQLWGQVRQLNEMGVTIVLTTHYLEEAEELCDRIAIISHGEVIACDTTQALLKRLDNKTLTITFAESFDSVPPAFKAFQPEKLGENSLRFQYRASNSPLPKILEAATNAHLTPVDVSTLETDLEDIFLQLTRGAHERADS